Within Corallococcus exiguus, the genomic segment ACGCTGGCCGAGCGCGAGTCGAACCAGACGCTCACGGTGGTGGAGCGCCAGGTGCGGGGCGCGCTGGAGGGCTTCTCCGGGGCGGACGTGGCGACGTTCGTGATGGCGTACGAGCCGGTGTGGGCGATTGGGACGGGCCGGACGGCGACGACGGCGCAGGCGCAGGAGGTCCACGCGGCCATCCGGGGCCTGCTGACCCGGATGTACGACGAGGGGACGGCCGAGCGGGTCCGCATCCAGTACGGCGGCAGCGTGAAGCCGGACAACGCGGCGGAATTGCTGGGGCAGCCGGACGTGGACGGGGCGCTCGTGGGGGGAGCGAGCCTCAAGGCGGCGGACTTCGTGGCCATCGTGAAGGCGGCTGGCTGAAGCCGGTATCCCCGTTAGAAGTTGTCACCCGTTGACCACTTTGTGTAGGTTGCGCCCTCTTTTCACGGAGCGTTTGGACCACCCATGCTGACCTTCTTCACGATCGTGCACGTCCTGCTCTGCGTGTTCATGATCTTCGTCATCTTGTTGCAGCCGGGGAAGGACGCCGGCATGGGTTCCGCCCTCGGTGGCGGCGCCGCGACGAGCGCCTTCGGTGGGCGCGGCGCGGTGACCTTCTTGAGCAAGCTGACGGGCGTCTGCGCCGGCTTGTTCTTCCTGACCTCGCTGGGCCTGTCGTTCGTGGGCCTGCGCGGTTCGGTGGCCGCGGGTT encodes:
- the secG gene encoding preprotein translocase subunit SecG; protein product: MLTFFTIVHVLLCVFMIFVILLQPGKDAGMGSALGGGAATSAFGGRGAVTFLSKLTGVCAGLFFLTSLGLSFVGLRGSVAAGSVATPPAKTAPATPGATTPAPAAPGAVEQERSATPPAEGQQAPAPTTPAP